The following are encoded in a window of Phragmites australis chromosome 22, lpPhrAust1.1, whole genome shotgun sequence genomic DNA:
- the LOC133904712 gene encoding uncharacterized protein LOC133904712 isoform X2, which yields MLERKLADADVSEEEQNNILKDLEKKETEYMRLRRHKMGVDDFELLTIIGRGAFGEVRLCREKATSNVYAMKKLKKSEMLRRGQVEHVRAERNLLAEVDSTYIVKLYCSFQDDEFLYLIMEYLPGGDMMTLLMRKDTLTEDESRFYVAETILAIESIHKHSYIHRDIKPDNLLLDRSGHLKLSDFGLCKPLDSSSFPNLSDLDSAAGKSSNPSLDGDKQLSNCTAPRRTQQEQLLHWQKNRRMLAYSTVGTPDYIAPEVLLKKGYGMECDWWSLGAITYEMLVGYPPFYSEDPMSTCRKIVNWRNHLKFPEEAILSSEAKDLISKLLCNVDQRFGTKGVHEIKAHPWFRGVEWEKLYQMEAAFIPEVNDELDTQNFEKFEETALPMQTSSKAGPWRKMLSSKDVNFVGYTYKNFEIMNDPELPGIAELKKKSKPKRPTIKSLFETADSEDQPSEGSFLNLLPTQLELPESLEPSPHSSISSEDSQARHR from the exons ATGTTGGAGAGGAAGCTAGCAGATGCTGATGTATCTGAAGAAGAGCAAAACAATATCCTTAAGGATTTAGAGAAAAAGGAGACAGAATACATGCGCCTACGGAGGCATAAAATGGGTGTTGATGATTTTGAATTGCTGACCATTATTGGAAGAGGTGCATTTGGGGAG GTGAGACTTTGTAGAGAAAAAGCTACATCCAATGTGTATGCTATGAAAAAGCTTAAGAAGTCTGAAATGTTACGAAGAGGCCAG GTTGAGCATGTGAGAGCTGAAAGAAACCTCCTTGCAGAGGTCGATAGTACTTACATAGTTAAGCTCTACTGCTCATTTCAAGATGACGAGTTTCTGTACCTCATTATGGAGTATCTTCCTGGTGGTGACATGATGACTTTACTCATGCGCAAGGACACACTGACAGAGGATGAATCTAGATTTTATGTTGCAGAGACAATACTAGCTATTGAATCCATTCACAAGCACAGTTATATTCATAG GGATATCAAGCCTGATAACTTGCTATTAGACCGAAGTGGTCACCTGAAGCTTTCAGATTTTGGCTTATGCAAACCTCTAGATAGCAGTAGCTTCCCAAATCTTAGTGATCTTGACTCTGCTGCGGGAAAGAGCTCCAATCCATCATTAGATGGTGATAAGCAATTAAGCAATTGTACTGCTCCCAGGCGGACACAACAGGAACAGCTATTGCATTGGCAGAAGAATCGGCGGATGTTG GCTTATTCTACTGTTGGTACACCTGATTACATTGCACCAGAGGTATTATTGAAGAAAGGATATGGGATGGAATGTGACTG GTGGTCACTTGGAGCCATTACGTACGAGATGCTTGTGGGGTATCCGCCATTTTATTCTGAAGATCCAATGTCAACATGTAGGAAG ATAGTGAATTGGAGAAATCATCTAAAATTCCCTGAAGAGGCCATACTTTCATCTGAAGCTAAAGATCTCATTAGCAAGCTGTTGTGTAACGTGGATCAGAGATTTGGAACAAAAGGTGTGCATGAGATAAAG GCACATCCATGGTTTAGAGGTGTTGAGTGGGAGAAACTATATCAGATGGAAGCGGCTTTTATTCCTGAGGTTAATGATGAGTTGGACACACAAAACTTCGAAAAGTTTGAGGAG ACTGCTCTTCCGATGCAAACTTCATCAAAGGCGGGTCCTTGGAGAAAG ATGCTTTCCTCCAAGGACGTGAATTTTGTTGGTTATACCTACAAGAACTTTGAAATAATGAATGATCCTGAACTTCCAGGAATTG CTGAGTTAAAGAAAAAGAGCAAGCCAAAGCGACCAACCATCAAATCATTATTTG AGACTGCTGATAGTGAAGATCAGCCTTCTGAAGGGAGCTTCTTGAACCTATTACCCACGCAATTGGAGTTGCCGGAGAGCCTTGAGCCCTCGCCTCACTCCAGTATCTCTTCTGAGGATTCCCAAGCACGACATAGGTAG
- the LOC133904712 gene encoding uncharacterized protein LOC133904712 isoform X1, giving the protein MDSARSWLQKLQPRDKDKERGKPASSSPTGGSARRREAMAAVGEEALSSATKQKVAAAKQYIENHYKAQMRSLQERKERRWMLERKLADADVSEEEQNNILKDLEKKETEYMRLRRHKMGVDDFELLTIIGRGAFGEVRLCREKATSNVYAMKKLKKSEMLRRGQVEHVRAERNLLAEVDSTYIVKLYCSFQDDEFLYLIMEYLPGGDMMTLLMRKDTLTEDESRFYVAETILAIESIHKHSYIHRDIKPDNLLLDRSGHLKLSDFGLCKPLDSSSFPNLSDLDSAAGKSSNPSLDGDKQLSNCTAPRRTQQEQLLHWQKNRRMLAYSTVGTPDYIAPEVLLKKGYGMECDWWSLGAITYEMLVGYPPFYSEDPMSTCRKIVNWRNHLKFPEEAILSSEAKDLISKLLCNVDQRFGTKGVHEIKAHPWFRGVEWEKLYQMEAAFIPEVNDELDTQNFEKFEETALPMQTSSKAGPWRKMLSSKDVNFVGYTYKNFEIMNDPELPGIAELKKKSKPKRPTIKSLFETADSEDQPSEGSFLNLLPTQLELPESLEPSPHSSISSEDSQARHR; this is encoded by the exons ATGGATTCCGCCCGGAGCTGGCTCCAGAAGCTGCAGCCGCGGGACAAGGACAAGGAGCGGGGCAAGCCGGCGTCATCGTCGCCCACGGGCGGGTCcgcgaggaggagggaggcgatggccgcggtcggggaggaggcgctGTCCAGCGCCACCAAGCAGAAGGTGGCGGCGGCCAAGCAGTACATCGAAAACCACTACAAGGCGCAGATGAGGTCGCTCCAGGAGCGCAAGGAGAG GCGTTGGATGTTGGAGAGGAAGCTAGCAGATGCTGATGTATCTGAAGAAGAGCAAAACAATATCCTTAAGGATTTAGAGAAAAAGGAGACAGAATACATGCGCCTACGGAGGCATAAAATGGGTGTTGATGATTTTGAATTGCTGACCATTATTGGAAGAGGTGCATTTGGGGAG GTGAGACTTTGTAGAGAAAAAGCTACATCCAATGTGTATGCTATGAAAAAGCTTAAGAAGTCTGAAATGTTACGAAGAGGCCAG GTTGAGCATGTGAGAGCTGAAAGAAACCTCCTTGCAGAGGTCGATAGTACTTACATAGTTAAGCTCTACTGCTCATTTCAAGATGACGAGTTTCTGTACCTCATTATGGAGTATCTTCCTGGTGGTGACATGATGACTTTACTCATGCGCAAGGACACACTGACAGAGGATGAATCTAGATTTTATGTTGCAGAGACAATACTAGCTATTGAATCCATTCACAAGCACAGTTATATTCATAG GGATATCAAGCCTGATAACTTGCTATTAGACCGAAGTGGTCACCTGAAGCTTTCAGATTTTGGCTTATGCAAACCTCTAGATAGCAGTAGCTTCCCAAATCTTAGTGATCTTGACTCTGCTGCGGGAAAGAGCTCCAATCCATCATTAGATGGTGATAAGCAATTAAGCAATTGTACTGCTCCCAGGCGGACACAACAGGAACAGCTATTGCATTGGCAGAAGAATCGGCGGATGTTG GCTTATTCTACTGTTGGTACACCTGATTACATTGCACCAGAGGTATTATTGAAGAAAGGATATGGGATGGAATGTGACTG GTGGTCACTTGGAGCCATTACGTACGAGATGCTTGTGGGGTATCCGCCATTTTATTCTGAAGATCCAATGTCAACATGTAGGAAG ATAGTGAATTGGAGAAATCATCTAAAATTCCCTGAAGAGGCCATACTTTCATCTGAAGCTAAAGATCTCATTAGCAAGCTGTTGTGTAACGTGGATCAGAGATTTGGAACAAAAGGTGTGCATGAGATAAAG GCACATCCATGGTTTAGAGGTGTTGAGTGGGAGAAACTATATCAGATGGAAGCGGCTTTTATTCCTGAGGTTAATGATGAGTTGGACACACAAAACTTCGAAAAGTTTGAGGAG ACTGCTCTTCCGATGCAAACTTCATCAAAGGCGGGTCCTTGGAGAAAG ATGCTTTCCTCCAAGGACGTGAATTTTGTTGGTTATACCTACAAGAACTTTGAAATAATGAATGATCCTGAACTTCCAGGAATTG CTGAGTTAAAGAAAAAGAGCAAGCCAAAGCGACCAACCATCAAATCATTATTTG AGACTGCTGATAGTGAAGATCAGCCTTCTGAAGGGAGCTTCTTGAACCTATTACCCACGCAATTGGAGTTGCCGGAGAGCCTTGAGCCCTCGCCTCACTCCAGTATCTCTTCTGAGGATTCCCAAGCACGACATAGGTAG